The sequence below is a genomic window from Trichosurus vulpecula isolate mTriVul1 chromosome 5, mTriVul1.pri, whole genome shotgun sequence.
CTCTCCCAGGaggttgatacttaaaacattaaaatgtgAAGCATTTTATATTAAATTGGAATATATATTGAAATAGAAATTCAAGTTCACTTAGACTATGCACTGTATAAAACATCTCAtctacttcttgacttttgtaAAGTCAGGTCAGGTATTATGCTCATCCTCCTGCTTATAATCAGAAGcatctagatggtacagtggataggatagtagaattggagtcaggatgacctgagtttaaatcctaagacacttactagctatgtgacctcaggtaattcacttgacctcttttttctcagtttccccagctatgaaatggtgataataacacttacctcacagggtttttgtgaggattaaataaaataatatttgtaaagcattaagCACACTGCCTACCAAATAGCagacattaaataaatgcttgttcccttcctttttccctttcctctttttgaaGAGATGCTACAATAATATCCAGGAAAAGAATGTGATCAGTAATGAATGAGGACTAAGAGGCCATAGGTTTGAAAGGTATTACACTTTCACTAGGTATTACAGTCGAtaaagcactaggcttggaatcaggaaaacccatCCTTGtgagttaaaattctgcctcagttcatcatctgtaaaatgagctagagtgggaaatggcaaaataaaaacaaaacactttagtatctttgccaagaaaaccccaaaaggtgtCACAaaaggttggacatgactgaaatggctcaGCAATTACaacaaatatatttggaaattaggcgatcattggtaactttggagatggCAGTGTAAactaaatgatgaggttggaagtcagattgcATAGGGTTTAAGGCAATAAGAGAAGGTCATAGGATTGGAAGAAGAAGTGTGGCTGGCTTTTCAAAGAAAAGAAgctgaggaggagaaaagagatataggatgatagctggGGCATCATAGGATCTAATGAGGATTTGTTAAGGCTGAGCAATACTTAGTTATATCTGTAAGCAATGGTGGCAGCttgtagggaaaaaaaagtgaaggttAGAGAGTATGGATAATAGTGGGaaatatgctggagaagatagAACAGGATGGAATCAAGAGCACATGTAAAGGTACTCTTGGCAAGGAACAACACTGTCTCATCACTAGAGACTGTAAGGAAGTAGGAGATAGTGGGGCATAATGttagaagaataagaaaagaggaggagaggaggaaagggagctCTTGGCCAATagcctcaatttttcttttttttttaatgattttattctgaacttaagaaataaaacaagcatttccataacatagtagaatagaaaagcaAGGTGATTTTATATGAagctgaaaatctattatgtatgaattgctattccttttaaatatgtaataaaattaacaggtaactttctttttttatttttcttttttctccttttttttcttcctttcaattttttcaatgaaGTATGATGTGAGGTCTTTAGCAGGGTAGGAAGAAGGTGGTGGGGTAAAGGGAATAGTGTTCTATGTCAGGCTTGAGAATAGAAGAAGAGGTGTAGAATGAGAGTTATAGTGAGTGGGATGGGGAACAAACTAGAAGAAAATTGTAAGATTGACTAATAGTAGGGGCCCTACTTAATTTAAGATTAGTTAGATAACTTTATGGTGGAGCACAGTATCTTGATTTTTCCAGTTTTATGAGTAAATTAAGAAGCATGTTGTAGGACTAATTTGGGTTAGGATCTTGGCTAGGTGTAATCAGCTATAGGACAGGCAGTTAGAGATTCAAGATTTATAGGGTGTTTTGGGGTTGAACTGATCCACTGGGAAGTCAATactggaaaaagaagaggatgtAGCCAGGTCAGAGGTGAAAATAAGTTAGAGGTCAAATAGGGATGAAGAATATGTTTTGGATGACTGAGGCATAGGGAAAGATACAAATATTAAAGACTGTGATGAGATAAAATGAGCTCAGAGTAATAGATAAAGTGGAACACTTCTGGACGATGAGAAAATCAAGAGCATAACTATTTCTGTATGTAGCAGAAGTGTAGTGGAGGAGAACTAGGAAGTTAGGGtaattgagaggaaaaaaatctctgtctctctctctgtctctctctctctgtctctctctctctctgtctctctctctctttgtctctctctctctgtctctctgtctctctctctctctctctctctctctctctttgtctctctctctctgtctctcccccattctctctctctttgtctctctgtttctctctgtctctgtgtgtctgtctgtttctctctcacattttctctctgtctctgtctctctgtttctctgtctctctcaggaGACAACTTCAATTCACTAGGATGGAATCAGAAACAGACACAAGGTTCAAGgggcaaaaaaaaacaagaatcaagggCAGTAACACAGGAAATCAGAATCAAGTTTACTCAGTTCAGTCCAGGGACAAAGGAATTCATAATCAGGAGCAGTAAGGAAAATTCTCCAGTTTAGGTTCACAATTTGGAATAATTATGATCCATAATTATAGGAAAAATATCTCACAGTCTCAATGGAATATACTCCTTCTGTGCTCACTCTTCCAAATCACACTCATACTGCCAGGGTGGGTCCCAGGAAAAGGAGCTGCTACTATTTGGGAATCCTAGGGGATAACTCTGTTAGTGACTCTCCTTCTAGCACTGGCTCTTACCAGTATGTTTCCCCTTAACAATCACCCAGTAGACTTATTTCTTTAGCAAAGACTTTGATTTAAATAGCATGGCAAGAACAGTAATGTCAAAGCATTTACACCAAAAAAGGAGGCTCGATCTCCTTTTAGCAACACACAAGGTCCCTTGGGAGAGTGGGCTTAAACTAATAACACCTTGATAATTAGACAGACATGTAGGGATCAGATGTGGCCAAAGCAACTCCTAACTGGAACTGTAGGGTCTGGatgtcctttctttctccagatggtCCTCATAAAATTAGCTACAGGGCATGGTGTCAGGGATGGACAAGGGATGGACAAGTTTTTCACTGGTGAGACTCCATGCCAGGCACATCTGCTGATCTTACTCTTATAAGGCATGGTAATTTGACTGGATGGGTCAGTTCACTGCTTGACTAGTTTGAGCAGGTCAGTCATCTTCTTCATTAGTTCCATCTATTGAACTTCACTAGACAGGCCACTGGGAAGCTGTTACCAGAAAGGGCTGCTCTGTCCCTGGTCTAATGCCACTGAAAGGCTGGACAAATAACTTGGCCAGAGGGCTCTTCTTGGGGAATGGCATCAGTACTGGAAGAGTTGCTTTGACTGTACTCCTTGGgcttgaattttaatttttgttgttgtttttattcagtcatgtcagactgtACGTGACTCCATCCATAGCATAAGAGGCCTTTCTATCCTCCAGCATCTCTTGTGAAGTctatccaagctcatgttcattgtttccatgatactatctatccatcttatcctttgccatccccttttccttttgcctttaatctttccctacattagggtcttttccattgagtcctgtcttctcattatgtggccagagtatttaaacttcagtgtcattatttgaccttccagtgaatagtctgaattaatttcttaaactattgactgatttaatgcccttgctgtccaagggactctcaaaagtcttctccaacacCACAGTTCAAGTGTTGATTCCATGGTGGTCATCTTGAGGCAAAGTGCTAATGTGCTCTTTCAACTGGGGCAACGAGGTTAAGCTTAGTGTTCTCAGAAGCCTATTCTCTTGAACTCCCTCAGAACTTCAGACCTGAGTTTTACCACCATCAGACAGGAGGTGGGAGAGGTTTTGGCTGGAATCCttctagacttaagaattctCAGTAAGCATTCTGTCTTCCCTTAATGGTGATAATCCCAGTTCAGTTAGTTACACTTTGTTGCCTCCTTTTAAGATCAAGGGACAAAGATACATAAGTGTTCTGTCCCTCAGCTCTAGGTTATTGTAGCTGACTTTTTCATATGCAGAGCAAACCTAGGTTTACTAGGTGGGGAAGAAGTGGGGAAAGGATATTGCATATTAAAGTCTTCCGCTGTTCATTACAATGCCTCCTTTTTTACCCCCTATAGACTTTTCTGCTTTGTTGGAATGTCACCGAGCAGCAAAATGAAGCCATTCATCAATATCACCAACTATCATGAATAGCAAAATTTTAGAGAAGCAAGTAACATCATACACTTTCTGGTCTAAAACCAGAactatgaggaaactaaagccacaTATCTAATTAGTGGCTGAGTTGTAATTAAGACCATGTATCCTGTTTCTCTACCCAAtagctgttttttctttcaatgaAGTAGTAACTAAAAGACTACTCACAATAGGCTTGCTAATCCAGACAGAGCTGTCATACCTGAATAGCATTTCCGCTTTGTCACATAGGACATTAGGTATTGGGTGAAAGAGTCCAAATTGTTGATTCCACCATCATAGATGAAAATATGCTTAAAGAAGCACTGGGAAGTTTGTATGCATacttgtttcctttaaaaatcacagtcataattttatttatattgttcattttcccttttaatcATGGGAATATGAACATTTGGGTGAAGAAGGCATTCATGAATTTCCTGAAAGTTTATTTTCATGCCACTTAAAAACAGAAACCTTAATTGAGGAGGGGATGGTAATGAATTGTTCCTTGACTATGCCTTGGGAGTGCtgaaggaaagagtgaggctgatgactttgcactgctctgtctcactcaaatccacttcacttgcaagtcaagacatcaccctcctggtgtctttggtcctctttgagaacaaagaaggaACAACAACCACAAGCCTTGGGAGAGATAGAAAAAGGCCTGTGAAGAGTAGAGAGTACATAAGGAAAACACACAATACGGTAGGGTGTCTAGAACGCATACATATAGTTAGTGAGCATTCAGCTTTTCTCTTGTGGTTTGACATCTCAGTCATAGCAATATCTTACTTTTTTGAGAGAAATGTCATCCTTTTTACTGAGTCCCTAAAAGCTTGTTTCACTTGCTTATTTCTGAGGGTATAAATGAAGGGGTTCATCACCGGAGCAACTGAGGTTGTGAGCACTGACACCACCTTATTCAAAGCCACCCCTTCCTTTGCAGAAGGTTTGATGTAGATGAAGATGCAGCTGCCATAGGTGATGGAGACAACAATCATATGAGAGGAACAAGTGGAAAAGGCCTTTTTCCTTTGCTGGGCAGAGGGGAATCTTAGAATTGTCCTGATGATATATGTATAGGACAGAACCACACACACCAAAGTGATAATTAATGTCAATATAGCAAAGATTAAAACCATCTTTTCTATGAACTGTGTATTGGAGCATGTGATCTGCAGTAGAGGAGATGCATCACAGCCAAAATGGTCAATGATATTTGAGTCACAGAATTCTAACTGGAGGCCCAAGCTCAGTGGTGGAAGGATAATCATCAACCCAGCTAGCCAACAGCAAAGGAGAAAAGTGGTACACACCCTATTATTCATAATAGTTGTATAATGAAGAGGCTTACATATGGCCACATAGCGGTCATAGGACATAgcagccaaaagaaaaaattctgttGCACCCAGGAGGATGACGAAAAATAATTGGGTGGCACAAGCATTATAGGTCACAGTATTGTCCCCACTTGACAGGCTATATAGGAATCTGGGGATACAGACAGTTGTGAATGAGACTTCTAAGAAGGAGAAATTGCggaggaaaaaatacatgggt
It includes:
- the LOC118850495 gene encoding olfactory receptor 6C2-like produces the protein MRNYTGITLFILKGLTEDPQLQVLLFIFLFLTYILSVIGNLTIIALTLLDPHLKTPMYFFLRNFSFLEVSFTTVCIPRFLYSLSSGDNTVTYNACATQLFFVILLGATEFFLLAAMSYDRYVAICKPLHYTTIMNNRVCTTFLLCCWLAGLMIILPPLSLGLQLEFCDSNIIDHFGCDASPLLQITCSNTQFIEKMVLIFAILTLIITLVCVVLSYTYIIRTILRFPSAQQRKKAFSTCSSHMIVVSITYGSCIFIYIKPSAKEGVALNKVVSVLTTSVAPVMNPFIYTLRNKQVKQAFRDSVKRMTFLSKK